A stretch of the Vidua chalybeata isolate OUT-0048 chromosome Z, bVidCha1 merged haplotype, whole genome shotgun sequence genome encodes the following:
- the NDUFAF2 gene encoding NADH dehydrogenase [ubiquinone] 1 alpha subcomplex assembly factor 2 isoform X1, translated as MQSWEQWLIPQRAVQPFRGPQQAGAMGREEPSEIQQRQMQGPARGEEQPQAPAQAGLTCREAALGVLVANKLSMSQQRVLVAKKASAILGGIRKSIASRWREVILPLYSALEILRNENYREEMKQKVKDVSEKDKLLQAKEYEEGLVAEPSHTQVKGHASAPYYGKKEPSQDPASTANIFQPGAWMPPGSGSSKNK; from the exons atgcagagctgggagcaatGGCTGATACCCCAGAGGGCCgtgcagcccttcagaggaCCTCAACAGGCTGGAGCCATGGGCAGAGAGGAAccttctgaaattcagcaaaggcaaatgcagggtcctgcacGTGGGGAAGaacaaccccaggcaccagcacaggctgggctgacctgcagggaggcagctctgggggtcctggtggccaacaagctgtccatgagccagcagcgtgtcctggtggccaagaaggccagtgcTATCCTGGGgggcattaggaagagcattgccagcaggtggagggaggtgatcctgcccctctactcagccctg GAAATTCTTAGGAATGAAAATTATAGAgaagaaatgaagcagaaagtcaAGGATGTATCTGAAAAGGATAAGCTGCTTCAGGCCAAAGAGTATGAGGAAGGACTTGTTGCTGAACCAAGTCATACTCAGGTTAAAGGCCACGCATCTGCCCCTTACTATGGAAAGAAGGAGCCCTCACAAGACCCCGCAAGCACTGCAAATATCTTCCAGCCAGGTGCCTGGATGCCACCAGGCAGTGGTagtagtaaaaataaataa